The window ATCAATTTTGCACCTGCTGTATCGCTGTAATCTTCATCTTCATCGTCTCCGCCGTCACCCCAAGATTTTATTCCCGCATAGATAAGGAATAAACCAAAAAGAGTCATCACCACATTGATTCTTACTACATATCCTAAAATATCCATCTCAGGCAAATACGTAAGATCGATTAATTCAACTCCTGCAAAAATAAAGATAGCTCTGAAAATAAGTGCCCCGATAATTCCCCAGAATAAAACTTTGTGATGTAAGAATTTTGGCACTTTAAAGAAACCAAAAACTAATATGAATACAAAAAGGTTATCTACGGAAAGTGCTTTCTCAATCCAATATGCTGCTTGATACTGTGTAAACTTTTCTACTGCTATTGCATGACTTTCGGAGGTACCGTCGGTATTGAAAACCCAGTACACAACTCCTGAAAAAACCATTGACAACGAGATCCAAACTATTGACCAGATTGTAGCTTCTTTTGAAGAAACTTCATGACTTTTTTTATTGAATACTCCCAAATCGAGAAGTAACATGATAACCACCGTTATCGCAAACCCCCACACCAAACCAGGGTGCAGCTCTAGAATATTGTATTTTTCCACTTTAATTCTGTTTATTATATGATAAAAGCAATAGCCGTAAATATACAGCTATTGCTAATGATTGTTGTCTAAAATAATACTATTTCAGACATTATTTTATAATTTTTACAAATATTTTTCCTGAACAGTCTTTACGGTCTGCTCCAATTTTTTGTCTGAAGTTGCATCTCCGATTGCGTTGAATTTCCATTCTCCGTTTCTCTTATAGAAAACTCCCATTACCATTGATACATGCCCGCTGAAAGATTTATCATTGGCAATATCATATTTGGCAAAAACTTCTCTTACATTAGTTGGACTTCCTTCGTAAATTCTAATTGATGCAAAAGGAATTGTTCCGAAATCCTGACCTCTATAGCTATGTAAAACCATTGCCACATGCTCTACAGCAGGATCTAAATTAGAAAAATCTACCGTGATTACTTCATTATCTAATCCGTCATCACCATTCACATCGCCCGTTAAATCATCACCACTGTGTTTTACAGAACCGTTTTTAGATTTAAGGTTTCCAAAATAAATTACCTCAGTTGCATTTTTGTTTGAATCATACAAAATACAGCTTCCATCTAAGTCTACTGCTTCTTTTGAAGTTCCACCAAAGAAACTTTTCTTCTCGATAGCACCCCAGTTGATTCCTACGCAAGCCTGGGAAAGTGTAGTCCCGTTTTCTTTGGTAAGGTTTATTCTCTGACCTTTTTGTAAGTTAATAGCCATTATTTCTTTTTGTTTAGTTATTTTTTTAGTTAATTAGTTATACAGTTTTTCAGTTATTAAGATTTAAATTAAGCATTGCCCGAAGAATATTGGTTTCTTCGTTCACATCAAATATTTTACTCATAATATCAATACTTTCCAGGTTTCTGAGATAATCTTTCAGAACTGCTATTACATCTTCCGAAAGCTCTTTCTTTCTGAATTCCATTGTTTCGTTCAGCTCTTCGTTTTTTCTTTTCAGCTGATTGATGATTGAAATCTGATTAGACTCATTTTCATTCGTATTTAATGACTCTAAATTTTCATCATCTATCAGATACATTTTTTTTTCTTCTACATTAAAGATAAAATGCTCATCAGACTGAAAAATCTTAAACAACTCATATTCATCTCTTTCAACACGATATCCGCAGACAAAACGCACTTTAAAATTCTGAATATTGAGTTTCCCCAACAATTTTCTTTCAATACAATAATCCTGATACTGGTAAAACGGAACAGATTGAGGTTTCAGTTTATCTTCATCTACTTCTGTTCTGTAAAATTCTGCAGCATATTTTTTATGAAAATACAGCACATCATTCCAGTTTAGGGTAGCTCTGTTTTCTGTAAGATCTTTATACAAATTTCTCAGATGTTCAGAAAAAATTCCGCTGTAGATCTTCCTGTCGGTTTCAAAACTGTCGGTCTTTTTTTCTTCGAAAGAAGCAATGTACCGGTTGTTGATATTAATTTCGTTAATAACAGCCAACAAATCGTTTTCCTTTTTCTTTTTTATTTTGGTCAACAATTCGATCAAACTGTCGGTATATTGCAGGTGAAAAAGTTCTAATTTATTAAAATCTAATGTCTGATTTTCATTAAATAAATTATGAATGACATCTGTTTTAATATAGATTGCAATAATATCAACATTTTCAAAGAAATTAGCCAGAAGTTTAAGCCTTGTTAATCTTCTTTTGCTTTGAGACATTATGATTGCAACCTCCTCATTCACCTTTTTACCGTCTTATTAACCTCTGATGTTTGCTTTTAATTCTGATTCTAAAGTCTGAAGATCCTGATCTAATTTTCTTCTGCTTTCGGTACCTTGTTTCTGAATTTGTTTTACTTCATTCAAGGTATTAATCAACATTGCAGTTGTTTCTTTCAACGTTTCAGCCGAAACAATAGTCTGCTCGTTTGCTCTGGCTACATTTCTTGAATTCTGACCCAAACGTTCTGCATTTTTCTTTAAAATATCTTCAGTTGTTTGCGAAACTTTCTGCTGAATCTCAATATTCTGCTGTTGTCTATGCATAGCAACCGCCAAAGAAAGCTGATTCTTCCAAACCGGTAAAGTTGTGGTAAGAATGGTCTGTGCTTTTTCAGCAATTGAAACGTTGTTATTCTGCACCAATCTAATCTGCGGAAGAGACTGCATCATAATCAAACGAACCACTTTCAAATCAGCCAATCTTCTGTCTAATCTGTTGATAAAATCTCTTTTATCAGCGATTTGATAGTCAGCAAAATTCTGAACGTTCGCTTCCATGTGTGCCAATTCAGCTGACGCTTTTTCCATTCTTAAATTTCCGGCAATCACTAAATCTTCAATCGCTTTAATTGAGTTGACGTTGCTGTCGAAAATAGTCTGTAAAACAGCATTATCTTTCGTTGAAGTGATAATTCCCGCATTTACTTTATGCGAAATCTGATCGATATTATTCGTAATCTTATCATATTTAGCAAAAAGATTGTCAACCTGAGTCAACATTTTTTTCATAAAAGGAATTTTGCTTAAAAACCCTTTTACACCGCCGTTATTGATTTCGTCTACGTCAACATAGTTCAGTTCAACCAATAAATTATTGATTAACTCTCCTACTTCACCAGAATTTGACCTTCTTACATTTCCTAAAAAACTATCACTCTGATTAGCTAGCGTTTTCTGTAATTCTGAACCGAAATTAACGATTGATCCAGGATTGGTTTCATCAATCGCATTAGCAACCATTTCGTATTTTGCACGATCTTGTTCCTGCATCTGATTCAAATTCACATTTCCATCTCTGTCCATCAACACAGGTGGCGTTGAAGGATTTGCCTGACTCGGCTGAGATGGCATTGGAGTGGGTTCAAATGTTTTTAAAGGCTCAATTGACTGCAATGATGGGTCAATTGGCTGATTTTGATTATCCATAATTGATTATTGATACATTG is drawn from Chryseobacterium muglaense and contains these coding sequences:
- a CDS encoding TerC/Alx family metal homeostasis membrane protein, whose translation is MEKYNILELHPGLVWGFAITVVIMLLLDLGVFNKKSHEVSSKEATIWSIVWISLSMVFSGVVYWVFNTDGTSESHAIAVEKFTQYQAAYWIEKALSVDNLFVFILVFGFFKVPKFLHHKVLFWGIIGALIFRAIFIFAGVELIDLTYLPEMDILGYVVRINVVMTLFGLFLIYAGIKSWGDGGDDEDEDYSDTAGAKLIKSFWKVSDNYDGDKFFTVQNGIKMATPLLVVVAVIEFTDVLFAVDSIPAIFAISKDPFILYTSNIFAILGLRSLYFLLANFIHMFSKLPYGLAIILAFIGVKMLIAPWYHISSPVSLGIVGGVLVLSVLISVMFPDKKDDEVKE
- a CDS encoding TerD family protein produces the protein MAINLQKGQRINLTKENGTTLSQACVGINWGAIEKKSFFGGTSKEAVDLDGSCILYDSNKNATEVIYFGNLKSKNGSVKHSGDDLTGDVNGDDGLDNEVITVDFSNLDPAVEHVAMVLHSYRGQDFGTIPFASIRIYEGSPTNVREVFAKYDIANDKSFSGHVSMVMGVFYKRNGEWKFNAIGDATSDKKLEQTVKTVQEKYL
- a CDS encoding toxic anion resistance protein; amino-acid sequence: MDNQNQPIDPSLQSIEPLKTFEPTPMPSQPSQANPSTPPVLMDRDGNVNLNQMQEQDRAKYEMVANAIDETNPGSIVNFGSELQKTLANQSDSFLGNVRRSNSGEVGELINNLLVELNYVDVDEINNGGVKGFLSKIPFMKKMLTQVDNLFAKYDKITNNIDQISHKVNAGIITSTKDNAVLQTIFDSNVNSIKAIEDLVIAGNLRMEKASAELAHMEANVQNFADYQIADKRDFINRLDRRLADLKVVRLIMMQSLPQIRLVQNNNVSIAEKAQTILTTTLPVWKNQLSLAVAMHRQQQNIEIQQKVSQTTEDILKKNAERLGQNSRNVARANEQTIVSAETLKETTAMLINTLNEVKQIQKQGTESRRKLDQDLQTLESELKANIRG